One Actinoplanes missouriensis 431 DNA segment encodes these proteins:
- a CDS encoding ABC transporter ATP-binding protein/permease — MSNDQTSAIEVRGLTRVYRPGRRGEPVRANDDLTFTVTRGEVFGLLGPNGAGKTTLVSQLLGLVRPTSGSIRVEGVDVVSDPEAVKAMTGFLPQTGLSMRLVEVRRALHYTGRLRGQTEPEARRQTAELIEELGLGPVADRYVDQLSGGMTRMVNFGMALMGRTRVLILDEPTNELDPRNRRLIWDMVGRRSASDGTTVVLVTHNVLEAEQAVHRVGVMRGGRIVALGTPGELKGSLAGKVRMELLVKDGESLRQAELDRLGDVGTVTSGGRPGSYLVHSDPESMPEMVKAVTGDLGMTRLDDFRLSRPTLEDVYLSMDTGAGVPAPPPPAAVPEAPPPAARPRRSAGERVRRTLVDFKYLWLEQMLEVRTTWTWSLLFGLLMPVAMVFGLARIGNGLDDPASLLYIVSGAAVFSLATEGIATLAQRIGVIKTDGMMVYYASLPIGKVSFVAALVLSRLLLIMPGLVTPIIAADLMYDTNYVISPWLLVVLPLSCLALSAIGLAIGTLIASMDLIVVVTNLLIFVLLLASPVLIPPESLPAPLRVLGYLLPPTYAADALRHTLDGTLGATFALDLAALAALTVIGLAGATRWIRWRLA; from the coding sequence ATGAGCAACGACCAGACTTCAGCGATCGAGGTACGCGGCCTGACCCGCGTCTACCGCCCCGGCAGACGCGGGGAACCGGTGCGGGCCAACGACGACCTGACCTTCACCGTGACCCGTGGCGAGGTGTTCGGGCTGCTCGGCCCGAACGGCGCCGGCAAGACCACCCTGGTCTCCCAGTTGCTCGGCCTGGTCCGGCCCACCTCGGGCTCGATCCGGGTGGAGGGCGTCGACGTGGTCAGCGACCCGGAGGCGGTGAAGGCGATGACCGGCTTCCTGCCGCAGACGGGGCTGTCCATGCGCCTGGTCGAGGTCCGCCGGGCCCTGCACTACACCGGCCGGCTGCGCGGCCAGACCGAACCGGAGGCACGCCGCCAGACCGCCGAGCTGATCGAGGAACTCGGCCTCGGGCCGGTCGCCGACCGCTACGTCGACCAGCTCAGCGGCGGCATGACCCGGATGGTCAACTTCGGGATGGCGCTGATGGGCCGGACCAGGGTGCTCATCCTCGACGAGCCGACGAACGAGCTCGACCCCCGCAACCGGCGGCTGATCTGGGACATGGTCGGGCGGCGCAGCGCCTCCGACGGCACCACCGTCGTGCTCGTCACCCACAACGTGCTGGAAGCCGAACAGGCCGTGCACCGGGTCGGTGTGATGCGCGGCGGCCGGATCGTCGCGCTCGGCACCCCCGGGGAGCTCAAGGGCAGCCTGGCCGGCAAGGTCCGGATGGAGCTGCTGGTCAAGGACGGTGAGTCACTGCGGCAGGCGGAACTGGACCGGCTCGGCGACGTCGGTACCGTCACCAGCGGCGGCCGGCCCGGCTCGTACCTCGTGCACTCCGACCCGGAGTCGATGCCGGAGATGGTCAAGGCCGTCACCGGCGACCTCGGCATGACCCGGCTCGACGACTTCCGTCTCAGCCGGCCCACGCTGGAGGACGTCTACCTGAGCATGGACACGGGCGCCGGCGTGCCGGCGCCTCCGCCTCCGGCAGCGGTCCCGGAGGCGCCGCCGCCCGCCGCCCGGCCACGGCGCAGCGCCGGCGAGCGGGTCCGGCGGACCCTCGTCGACTTCAAGTACCTGTGGCTGGAACAGATGCTCGAGGTGCGTACCACCTGGACCTGGAGTCTGCTGTTCGGGCTGCTGATGCCGGTGGCGATGGTGTTCGGGCTGGCCCGCATCGGCAACGGCCTCGACGATCCGGCCAGTCTGCTCTACATCGTCAGCGGCGCGGCGGTCTTCTCCCTCGCCACCGAGGGCATCGCCACCCTGGCGCAGCGGATCGGGGTGATCAAGACCGACGGCATGATGGTCTATTACGCCTCACTGCCGATCGGCAAGGTCTCCTTCGTCGCCGCGCTCGTGCTGTCCCGTCTCTTACTCATCATGCCGGGCCTGGTGACGCCCATCATCGCCGCCGACCTGATGTACGACACGAACTACGTGATCTCACCGTGGCTGCTCGTCGTGCTGCCGCTGTCGTGTCTCGCCCTGTCCGCGATCGGCCTGGCGATCGGCACCCTGATCGCGAGCATGGACCTCATCGTCGTGGTCACCAACCTGCTGATCTTCGTCTTGCTGCTGGCCTCTCCGGTGCTGATCCCTCCGGAGTCGCTGCCGGCGCCGCTACGGGTCCTGGGTTACCTGCTGCCGCCGACCTATGCGGCGGACGCGCTGCGGCACACCCTCGACGGCACCCTGGGCGCCACTTTCGCGCTCGACCTCGCGGCCCTTGCCGCATTGACCGTGATCGGGCTGGCCGGAGCCACCCGCTGGATTCGCTGGCGACTTGCCTGA
- a CDS encoding non-ribosomal peptide synthetase: MEQSVVRASTFVDVVAARAEFSEKVAFEFAGPNEAAPSRLSFAELHDRAASIAALLAGRVAPGDRVLVLLPPGLDYVASFLGCLYAGVIAVPLYPSNGKIYSARSRAVFADSAPAAALVPGSVIDGGDEGAAGIAGLPLIAVDGELPAPGEWRRPSIDGDTVAFLQYTSGSTATPRGVVVTHRNLVANSRQIRDHFGTTPDTRVVSWLPPYHDMGLIGGILQPLFAGTTSTLFSPVSFIAQPLRWLRLISETGARISGGPNFAYDLCVDRIPEQQLAGLDLSRWEVAFNGAEPVRARTLERFADRMAPYGFRRGAFFPCYGLAEATLLVSGRSVGDSPIAETFDPGSLAPGSAPVTAETGLPVVGCGTVAGDLTVTVTDPETGAAVPPATVGEIRAAGDNVAAGYWGQDSTATFGQAPGDPLRTGDLGFLRDGQLFVTGRIKDLVVVRGRNHYPQDLEQSALDAHPSLRRGAAAFAVDRDDREEVCLVLETSIAHRPDEMAEAAARVRMRLATEHGVTPGSLVFVRPGQIPRTTSGKVQRAQARAMLADGSMMVAYRWDAGPAGNGLAPLPEHLRSEITRETLLDLLRQRLGSDVDPAAPLVAQGLDSLAALELRAAVERATGQELPLAGLLAGATVDTLLDDLTEHTRAAAPPVTATSSGRHPLAYGQQALWILEQQHPDSSVQHIYAALRFRRPVDVGALHRTFQTLTDRHPALRTSLHWAADGESYQQVHRRQEVDFLVEDASGLDEGEFAARIRREILGERLDLAAGRPLQVTLFRRPAGDVLSMVLHHVAGDMWSVAVLTDELGRLYTRETGGNVTVAPAPVADFVEYGRRQRALLDSPHGQRLWEYWKNELDGSDTVLELPADRPRPPALTYQGDTVSLTLDSNLTAALRTLSAGQGTTLFVTLMAVFQTLVRRYTRQDDFLIGVPASGRGDEDMHGVVGYFVNPVLIRTRDGADRSFADQIAETRQKVAGAMRHQDMPFPVLVERLGLVRDASRPPGYQVMFSFTRSHLPDGNGIAALNHGKAGVPVRIGGLEAESLDMVRRTAQVDLTMVVSEVGDHLEAGINFSTDIFDRETVERFGADFAELARRLEADPRTPMNRIPSIRDEELRQIAAWNDTSTRYPRESSVVELFAEQVAARPGEPALTYGALTRTYRELDAISGALAHRLIRLGVRPEDRVGLYVDRDPAVVVAMLAIAKAGAAYVPLDPAHPPHRLLQILDESAPVLILAPDDRTAGAAAWNPGLPTLDPAGFLDVPAGDAPTVTAGPSAESLLYVMYTSGSSGTPKGICITHRNVVRLVRGTGYFSLAPGDRMAQVSNAAFDAATLEIWGALLNGGHLIGFDKQTVLSPPRLATALRDHDIHTVVLATPLFAQLTGYDPKTFAGTRQLLVGGDSMDPKRAREVAELGGPLLTNGYGPTESTTFATTQPLPVVADDVWRLPIGGPIANTRVYVLDEQWNPVPVGVPGQLFIGGDGLGRGYLGRPALTAEKFVPDPFSDIPGSRMYATGDLARWLPGGVIDFLGRIDFQVKVRGFRIELGDIDAALTSHPGVGEAVTVVDESTGDKRLAAFYSGTVETAELTAHLTERLPEYMVPGILVRLDELPKNPNRKIDRAALRVPTGEGAPVTGGDGGSDLEGEIVALLTEVLGRADVDPDDNFFEIGGHSLLAIRLLAQIKQTYGVDLDLSDLFTDPTARAVAEQIAERRGAVPEPAAATGPTAVSRDAYAARRPR, encoded by the coding sequence ATGGAGCAGTCGGTTGTCCGGGCCTCGACATTCGTCGACGTCGTCGCCGCACGAGCAGAGTTCTCGGAGAAGGTCGCGTTCGAGTTCGCCGGCCCGAACGAGGCCGCACCGTCCCGCTTGAGCTTCGCCGAGCTGCACGACCGGGCCGCCTCGATCGCGGCGCTGCTGGCCGGGCGGGTGGCCCCCGGAGACCGGGTGCTGGTGCTGCTGCCGCCGGGACTGGACTATGTGGCGTCGTTCCTCGGCTGCCTCTACGCCGGAGTCATCGCCGTTCCGCTCTACCCGTCGAACGGCAAGATCTACTCGGCCCGGTCCCGGGCCGTGTTCGCCGACTCGGCGCCGGCTGCCGCCCTGGTGCCCGGCAGTGTGATCGACGGCGGGGACGAGGGCGCGGCGGGGATCGCCGGGCTGCCGCTCATCGCCGTCGACGGGGAGCTGCCCGCACCCGGCGAGTGGCGACGGCCCTCGATCGACGGCGACACCGTGGCGTTCCTGCAATACACCTCCGGCTCCACGGCGACGCCCCGCGGCGTCGTCGTCACCCACCGCAACCTGGTCGCCAACTCCCGGCAGATCCGCGACCACTTCGGCACCACACCCGACACCAGGGTGGTGAGCTGGCTTCCGCCGTACCACGACATGGGTTTGATCGGTGGGATTCTGCAACCGCTGTTCGCCGGAACGACGAGCACCCTCTTCTCACCGGTGTCGTTCATCGCGCAACCACTGCGCTGGCTGCGACTGATCTCCGAGACCGGCGCCCGGATCAGTGGTGGCCCCAACTTCGCCTACGACCTGTGCGTCGACCGGATCCCGGAGCAGCAGCTCGCGGGCCTGGACCTGTCGCGGTGGGAGGTCGCCTTCAACGGCGCCGAGCCGGTGCGGGCGCGCACGCTCGAACGGTTCGCCGACCGGATGGCTCCCTACGGGTTCCGCCGCGGCGCGTTCTTCCCCTGCTACGGACTCGCCGAGGCGACCCTGCTGGTCTCCGGTAGGAGCGTCGGCGACAGCCCGATCGCCGAGACCTTCGATCCCGGCTCCCTGGCGCCCGGCAGCGCGCCGGTCACGGCGGAGACCGGGCTGCCCGTGGTCGGCTGCGGCACCGTCGCCGGCGACCTGACCGTGACCGTCACCGACCCGGAGACCGGGGCCGCAGTCCCGCCGGCAACCGTCGGCGAGATCCGGGCGGCGGGTGACAACGTCGCGGCCGGTTACTGGGGCCAGGACTCCACGGCCACGTTCGGACAGGCGCCCGGCGATCCGCTGCGCACCGGTGACCTCGGTTTCCTCCGTGACGGGCAGCTGTTCGTCACCGGCCGGATCAAGGATCTGGTCGTGGTCCGCGGCCGCAACCACTACCCGCAGGACCTGGAACAGAGCGCCCTCGACGCGCATCCCTCCCTGCGGCGTGGTGCCGCCGCCTTCGCCGTGGACCGCGACGACCGGGAGGAGGTGTGCCTGGTCCTGGAGACCTCGATCGCCCACCGGCCGGACGAGATGGCCGAGGCCGCGGCCCGGGTACGGATGCGGCTCGCCACCGAGCACGGCGTCACCCCCGGCAGCCTCGTCTTCGTCCGGCCCGGCCAGATCCCCCGCACCACCAGCGGCAAGGTCCAGCGCGCCCAGGCCCGGGCCATGCTCGCCGACGGATCGATGATGGTGGCGTACCGCTGGGACGCCGGCCCGGCCGGCAACGGTCTCGCCCCGCTTCCCGAGCACCTGCGCTCGGAGATCACCCGGGAGACCCTGCTCGACCTGCTGCGCCAGCGCCTCGGTTCCGATGTCGACCCGGCCGCCCCGCTGGTGGCGCAGGGCCTGGACTCGCTGGCCGCCCTGGAACTGCGCGCCGCCGTCGAACGGGCCACCGGCCAGGAGCTCCCGCTCGCCGGGCTGCTCGCCGGCGCCACCGTCGACACCCTGCTCGACGACCTGACCGAGCACACCCGCGCCGCCGCGCCGCCCGTCACCGCGACCAGCTCGGGACGGCACCCGCTCGCCTACGGCCAGCAGGCCCTCTGGATCCTGGAGCAGCAGCACCCGGACAGCTCCGTGCAGCACATCTACGCCGCGCTCCGGTTCCGCCGGCCCGTCGACGTGGGAGCCCTGCACCGGACCTTCCAGACGCTCACCGACCGGCACCCGGCTCTGCGTACGTCCCTGCACTGGGCCGCCGACGGAGAGTCCTATCAGCAGGTCCACCGGCGGCAGGAGGTCGATTTCCTCGTCGAGGACGCGTCCGGCCTCGACGAGGGGGAGTTCGCCGCCCGCATCCGCCGCGAGATCCTGGGTGAGCGCCTCGACCTGGCGGCCGGGCGGCCGCTCCAGGTCACCCTGTTCCGCCGGCCCGCCGGTGACGTGCTGTCGATGGTGCTGCACCACGTCGCCGGTGACATGTGGTCGGTCGCCGTGCTCACCGACGAGCTCGGGCGGCTCTACACCCGCGAGACCGGCGGGAACGTCACCGTCGCACCGGCGCCGGTGGCGGACTTCGTGGAGTACGGGCGCCGGCAGCGGGCCCTGCTGGACTCGCCGCACGGGCAGCGCCTGTGGGAGTACTGGAAGAACGAGCTCGACGGCAGCGACACCGTTCTCGAACTGCCCGCCGACCGGCCCCGCCCGCCGGCCCTGACGTACCAGGGCGACACCGTCTCCCTCACCCTGGACAGCAACCTCACCGCGGCCCTGCGCACCCTCTCCGCCGGCCAGGGCACGACCCTGTTCGTCACGCTGATGGCGGTGTTCCAGACCTTGGTCCGCCGGTACACCCGGCAGGACGACTTCCTGATCGGGGTTCCCGCCTCGGGGCGCGGCGACGAGGACATGCACGGTGTCGTGGGCTACTTCGTCAATCCGGTCCTGATCCGCACCCGTGACGGAGCCGATCGCAGTTTCGCCGACCAGATCGCCGAGACCAGGCAGAAGGTGGCCGGCGCGATGCGGCACCAGGACATGCCGTTCCCCGTGCTCGTGGAACGGCTGGGTCTCGTCCGGGACGCCTCCCGGCCGCCCGGCTACCAGGTGATGTTCAGCTTCACCCGGTCGCACCTGCCGGACGGCAACGGCATCGCCGCCCTCAACCACGGGAAGGCCGGCGTCCCGGTCCGGATCGGCGGTCTCGAAGCCGAATCCCTCGACATGGTCCGCCGCACCGCCCAGGTCGACCTCACCATGGTGGTCAGCGAGGTCGGCGACCACCTCGAAGCCGGCATCAACTTCTCCACCGACATCTTCGACCGGGAGACCGTCGAACGGTTCGGCGCCGACTTCGCCGAACTGGCCCGGCGGCTGGAAGCCGACCCGCGTACCCCCATGAACCGGATCCCGTCGATCCGTGACGAGGAACTGCGGCAGATCGCCGCCTGGAACGACACCAGCACCCGCTATCCGCGGGAGAGCTCCGTCGTGGAGCTGTTCGCCGAGCAGGTGGCCGCCCGGCCCGGCGAGCCCGCCCTCACCTACGGCGCGCTCACCCGCACCTACCGGGAGCTCGACGCGATCTCCGGAGCGCTCGCGCACCGGCTGATCCGACTCGGGGTGCGCCCCGAGGACCGGGTCGGGCTCTACGTCGACCGGGATCCGGCGGTCGTCGTCGCCATGCTGGCCATCGCCAAGGCCGGCGCCGCCTACGTCCCGCTCGACCCGGCGCACCCGCCGCACCGCCTCCTGCAGATCCTCGACGAGTCCGCGCCGGTTCTGATCCTGGCCCCGGACGACAGGACCGCCGGCGCCGCGGCGTGGAACCCCGGCCTGCCCACCCTCGACCCGGCGGGCTTCCTCGACGTCCCCGCCGGCGACGCGCCCACGGTCACCGCCGGGCCGTCCGCCGAGAGCCTGCTCTACGTGATGTACACGTCCGGGTCGTCCGGCACCCCGAAGGGCATCTGCATCACCCACCGCAACGTCGTCCGGCTCGTCCGCGGCACCGGCTACTTCTCCCTCGCCCCCGGCGACCGGATGGCGCAGGTCTCCAACGCCGCGTTCGACGCCGCCACCCTCGAGATCTGGGGTGCCCTGCTCAACGGCGGCCACCTGATCGGCTTCGACAAACAGACCGTCCTGTCACCGCCCCGGCTCGCGACCGCCCTGCGCGACCACGACATCCACACCGTCGTGCTGGCCACCCCGCTGTTCGCGCAGCTCACCGGCTACGACCCGAAGACGTTCGCCGGCACCCGCCAGCTGCTCGTCGGCGGCGACTCGATGGACCCGAAACGAGCCCGGGAGGTGGCCGAGCTCGGTGGCCCGCTGCTCACCAACGGCTACGGGCCGACCGAGTCCACCACCTTCGCCACCACCCAGCCGCTTCCCGTCGTGGCCGACGACGTCTGGCGGCTCCCGATCGGCGGACCGATCGCCAACACCCGCGTGTACGTCCTGGACGAGCAGTGGAACCCGGTGCCGGTGGGCGTACCCGGCCAGTTGTTCATCGGCGGCGACGGGCTGGGCCGCGGTTACCTCGGCAGGCCGGCCCTGACCGCCGAGAAGTTCGTGCCCGACCCGTTCAGCGACATTCCCGGCAGCCGCATGTACGCCACCGGCGATCTGGCCCGCTGGCTGCCCGGCGGGGTGATCGACTTCCTCGGCCGGATCGATTTCCAGGTGAAGGTCCGCGGTTTCCGGATCGAGCTCGGTGACATCGACGCCGCACTGACCTCCCATCCGGGAGTCGGTGAGGCGGTCACCGTGGTCGACGAGTCCACAGGCGACAAGCGCCTCGCCGCCTTCTACTCCGGCACCGTGGAAACCGCCGAGCTGACCGCCCACCTCACCGAGCGGCTGCCCGAATACATGGTGCCCGGCATCCTCGTACGGCTGGACGAGCTGCCGAAGAACCCCAACCGCAAGATCGACCGGGCGGCGCTGCGGGTGCCGACCGGCGAGGGTGCCCCGGTCACCGGCGGGGACGGCGGATCAGACCTGGAAGGCGAGATCGTCGCGCTGCTCACCGAGGTGCTGGGCCGTGCCGACGTCGACCCCGACGACAACTTCTTCGAGATCGGCGGCCATTCGCTGCTGGCCATCCGGCTACTGGCCCAGATCAAACAGACCTACGGCGTCGATCTCGACCTGAGCGACCTGTTCACGGACCCGACCGCCCGGGCGGTGGCCGAGCAGATCGCCGAGCGCCGCGGGGCCGTCCCCGAACCCGCGGCGGCCACCGGACCGACCGCGGTGTCGCGCGACGCCTACGCCGCGAGGAGGCCACGATGA
- a CDS encoding M20/M25/M40 family metallo-hydrolase, with translation MTEPMIATDGEPSTRAAVAAGPPPRAHRFVGPVTAGLLVLLGVLSYLAFAPPSARDAGAPREEFSAARALVHLREIAQRPHATGSADNARVREYLVATARELGARVRVESAPVVRPDWGNPFPAATVHNVVAEIPGTGPGTSGGKAVLLVAHYDSVPTGPGAADNGAAVAAMLETMRALSAGGGVPNDVVFLFTDGEEIGALGAQSFVNRNDLGEYGVVLNWEARGSHGPVMMFETSAGNAALIDAFAATGSRPVANSMAYEVYKRMPNGTDFTVFRDAGATGLNAAFLEGFHEYHSVRDSVDSLSRDSVQHHGETMLGMVRALGVTDLRSLASADAVYFDLFARALVHYPAGWALPLALLTLLGLAALIAVGAHRSRLRYTRLLAVAGTGLAVVVVSAALVLGLWLAVVTIRPGLAALPLSEPYDRGLFGSGFCLVAAAVLLGAGRLLRRLRPAEIISGTLALGGVLLLIVVLTVPGASYLFQWPLLAGLPALWMAVRRDVWWQPALSALAPAVAVVLFVPLVVSLFTALGIPLGAVAVAVAALAGVLLLPLVRRPGRSAVTAAVLALALVGAGVVASGFTAGQPRPNALLYVQDPASGGSRWFSPGPGPDEWTRRVLGDGPSRADGALYFPEQDEQDGWAAPAPDLKLPEPEVRTVADRTDGDVRTLTFGVRSVRDAWRLQVRLPREPVRACTVAGVRMDAATLAEDIEDTRDIVLHYTGAGGEIEISCEIRAGTPLPVDVTDFSPGLPGAAEALVGPRPDTTVPIAFGFAPDDAAVVRRITTL, from the coding sequence GTGACCGAACCGATGATCGCCACCGACGGCGAACCGTCCACCCGGGCCGCCGTCGCGGCCGGACCGCCTCCGCGGGCACACCGGTTCGTCGGCCCGGTCACCGCCGGCCTGCTGGTCCTGCTCGGCGTGCTGTCCTATCTGGCGTTCGCCCCTCCCTCGGCGCGTGACGCCGGCGCGCCGCGGGAGGAGTTCTCCGCCGCCCGGGCGCTGGTCCATCTGCGTGAGATCGCCCAGCGCCCGCACGCCACCGGGTCCGCCGACAACGCGCGTGTCCGGGAGTATCTGGTCGCCACCGCCCGGGAGCTGGGCGCGCGGGTCCGTGTCGAGTCCGCGCCGGTCGTACGCCCGGACTGGGGCAACCCGTTCCCCGCGGCGACCGTGCACAACGTCGTCGCCGAAATCCCCGGCACCGGCCCGGGCACCAGCGGCGGCAAGGCGGTCCTGCTGGTGGCGCACTACGACTCGGTGCCGACCGGCCCGGGCGCCGCGGACAACGGCGCCGCGGTCGCGGCGATGCTCGAGACGATGCGGGCGTTGAGCGCGGGCGGCGGCGTACCCAATGACGTCGTCTTCCTCTTCACCGACGGTGAGGAGATCGGCGCGCTCGGCGCGCAGAGCTTCGTGAACCGGAACGATCTCGGCGAGTACGGCGTGGTCCTCAACTGGGAGGCGCGGGGCAGCCACGGCCCGGTGATGATGTTCGAGACCAGTGCCGGGAACGCCGCGCTGATCGACGCTTTCGCCGCAACCGGCAGCCGTCCCGTGGCCAACTCGATGGCCTACGAGGTCTACAAGCGTATGCCGAACGGCACCGACTTCACCGTCTTCCGGGATGCCGGGGCGACCGGCCTGAACGCGGCGTTCCTGGAGGGCTTCCACGAGTACCACTCGGTCCGGGACTCGGTCGACAGCCTGAGCCGTGACAGCGTGCAGCACCACGGCGAGACCATGCTCGGGATGGTCCGGGCCCTCGGCGTGACCGACCTGCGGTCCCTGGCCTCGGCGGACGCCGTCTACTTCGACCTGTTCGCGCGGGCGCTGGTGCACTACCCGGCGGGCTGGGCGCTGCCGCTGGCGCTGCTCACCCTGCTCGGGCTGGCCGCGCTGATCGCCGTGGGCGCCCACCGGTCGCGGCTGCGGTACACCCGGCTGCTCGCGGTGGCCGGAACCGGGCTGGCCGTGGTGGTCGTCTCCGCGGCGCTGGTTCTGGGCCTCTGGCTCGCGGTGGTCACGATCCGCCCCGGCCTGGCCGCGCTGCCGCTGTCCGAGCCGTACGACCGTGGGCTCTTCGGTTCCGGGTTCTGCCTGGTCGCCGCCGCGGTGCTGCTGGGTGCCGGCCGTCTGCTGCGGCGCCTGCGGCCCGCCGAGATCATCAGCGGCACGCTGGCCCTCGGCGGGGTGCTGCTGCTGATCGTGGTGCTGACCGTGCCGGGCGCCAGCTACCTGTTCCAGTGGCCGCTGCTGGCCGGGCTCCCCGCGCTGTGGATGGCCGTCCGCCGGGACGTCTGGTGGCAGCCGGCTCTCTCAGCTCTGGCTCCGGCGGTCGCCGTGGTCCTGTTCGTGCCGCTGGTGGTGAGCCTGTTCACCGCCCTCGGCATACCGCTGGGCGCGGTGGCGGTGGCCGTCGCGGCACTCGCCGGTGTGCTGCTGCTGCCGCTGGTGAGGCGGCCCGGCCGGTCGGCCGTCACGGCCGCCGTCCTGGCGCTGGCACTCGTCGGCGCCGGTGTCGTCGCGTCGGGTTTCACCGCCGGGCAGCCCCGCCCGAACGCCCTGCTCTACGTGCAGGACCCGGCTTCGGGCGGCAGCCGCTGGTTCAGCCCGGGTCCCGGGCCCGACGAGTGGACCCGGCGCGTGCTCGGTGACGGGCCGTCCCGCGCCGACGGCGCGCTCTACTTTCCCGAGCAGGACGAGCAGGACGGCTGGGCGGCTCCCGCCCCCGACCTGAAACTGCCGGAGCCCGAGGTCCGGACCGTCGCCGACCGTACCGACGGTGACGTGCGCACCCTGACCTTCGGCGTCCGGTCGGTGCGCGACGCGTGGCGTCTGCAGGTCAGGCTGCCACGGGAGCCCGTCCGCGCGTGCACGGTCGCCGGGGTCCGGATGGACGCCGCCACCCTCGCCGAGGACATCGAGGACACCAGGGACATCGTCCTGCACTACACCGGCGCCGGCGGCGAGATCGAGATCAGCTGCGAGATCCGGGCCGGCACGCCGCTGCCCGTCGACGTCACCGATTTCAGCCCGGGCCTGCCCGGCGCGGCCGAGGCGCTGGTGGGGCCGCGCCCGGACACGACCGTCCCGATCGCCTTCGGGTTCGCCCCCGACGACGCGGCGGTCGTCCGCCGGATCACGACGCTCTGA
- a CDS encoding MbtH family protein, protein MSDDNRYRVVSNHEDQHSLWFVDRELPAGWADTGFTGSKDACLAHIAEVWTDLTPRSVRDHSEAAPV, encoded by the coding sequence ATGAGCGACGACAACCGGTATCGAGTGGTGTCCAACCACGAGGATCAGCACTCTCTCTGGTTCGTGGACCGGGAGCTGCCGGCCGGCTGGGCCGACACCGGGTTCACCGGGTCGAAGGACGCCTGCCTGGCACACATCGCCGAGGTGTGGACCGACCTGACGCCCCGATCCGTCCGGGACCACAGCGAAGCGGCTCCGGTGTGA
- the sbnB gene encoding 2,3-diaminopropionate biosynthesis protein SbnB — protein MADLQTDFTMPSLRVLTGADVLGQIRGNRASCVDAVRNGYLTHAAGEATNPHSAFLRFPHKPNSRIISLPAYLGGEFEVAGIKWIASFPDNPGDRGIPRASAVLLLNSTETGYPFACMEASIISATRTAASAVLGAENLVGGKSAHRVGIVGTGLIARHVTTFLAETDWRIGGFRLFDLDQSHAAEFGRRLTGDGATDVVVVDEVGDAFRECDLVILTTVAGEPHIHDPGLLSHAPVVLHLSLRDLAPEMILAAQNFTDDVDHAVRERTSLHLTEQLTGDRAFITGTIADLLTGSVKRDPDRAAIFSPFGLGVLDLAVGKWVYDRASAGDSGDDVTDFFGEAVR, from the coding sequence ATGGCCGATCTGCAAACCGATTTCACGATGCCTTCACTGAGGGTCCTCACCGGAGCGGACGTGCTCGGTCAGATACGCGGAAATCGCGCCTCGTGCGTGGACGCCGTGCGTAACGGATATCTGACGCACGCGGCGGGGGAGGCCACGAATCCGCACAGCGCCTTTCTTCGTTTCCCGCACAAGCCGAACAGCCGGATCATCTCGCTTCCCGCCTATCTGGGCGGAGAATTCGAGGTGGCCGGCATCAAATGGATCGCGAGTTTCCCGGACAACCCCGGTGACCGGGGCATTCCGCGGGCTTCGGCGGTGCTGCTGCTGAACAGCACCGAGACCGGCTACCCGTTCGCGTGCATGGAGGCGTCGATCATCTCCGCCACCCGCACCGCGGCGTCGGCGGTCCTCGGCGCGGAGAACCTCGTCGGGGGGAAGTCGGCGCACCGCGTCGGCATCGTCGGGACCGGTCTGATCGCCCGGCACGTCACCACGTTCCTGGCCGAGACGGACTGGCGGATCGGCGGCTTCCGGCTGTTCGACCTGGATCAATCGCACGCGGCGGAGTTCGGCCGCCGGCTCACCGGCGACGGCGCCACCGACGTGGTGGTCGTCGACGAGGTGGGGGACGCCTTCCGGGAGTGCGACCTGGTCATCCTCACCACGGTCGCCGGGGAACCGCACATCCACGACCCCGGCCTGCTGTCACACGCCCCGGTCGTCCTGCACCTGTCCCTGCGCGACCTCGCCCCGGAGATGATCCTGGCCGCGCAGAACTTCACCGACGACGTGGACCACGCGGTACGGGAGCGAACCTCGCTGCACCTGACCGAGCAGCTGACCGGTGACCGGGCGTTCATCACCGGGACCATCGCTGACCTGCTGACCGGGTCGGTCAAACGGGACCCGGACCGGGCCGCGATCTTCTCTCCGTTCGGCTTGGGCGTCCTCGACCTGGCCGTCGGCAAGTGGGTGTACGACAGGGCGTCGGCCGGCGACAGCGGCGACGACGTCACGGACTTCTTCGGCGAAGCGGTGAGGTGA